Proteins encoded in a region of the Vicia villosa cultivar HV-30 ecotype Madison, WI linkage group LG5, Vvil1.0, whole genome shotgun sequence genome:
- the LOC131602109 gene encoding protein HESO1-like yields MNTHNMLGVVLNDILHMVTPSREDWEIRLAIISDLRSTVESVESLRGATVEPFGSFVSNLFTRWGDLDISIELLNGTHIASAGKKQKQTLLVNFLKVLRMKGGCMNIQLIPHARVPILKFKSVRQGISCDVSINNLPGLMKSKFLLWISKIDDRFHDLVLVVKQWANAHKINNSKTGSFNSFSLSLLVIFHFQTCVPAIFPPLKDIYPTNMVDELRGVRVDAENLISGTCNANIDRFKSNKSRPINRTSLPELFIDFLRKFALIDTWAAEFGVCTYTGQWEQIENNMRWLPKTSAIYVEDPFEQPENSARSVSAGQLKKIGEAFLTTYNLLISNNQNQSSILTQLVPPHVSRLIAGPVNPYYNVWPSLPNYNGGYPHLTQPQVQKGVLPHPQSKRRVRNGRQGASSNGSTSKQGANSNGSTSKQGANSKGSTSNQGANSNGSTSKQGASSNSSTSKQGASSNGLTSKQGASSNGSTSKQGATSDGSTSKQGASSNGPTSSVPTKSRQGPPPQQAWRPKAHTQA; encoded by the exons ATGAACACGCATAATATGTTGGGCGTTGTTTTAAATGATATACTTCACATGGTGACACCCTCGCGAGAAGATTGGGAGATACGGCTTGCAATTATAAGTGATTTGCGAAGCACTGTTGAATCTGTGGAAAGCCTGAGAG GAGCAACTGTTGAACCATTTGGGTCATTTGTATCTAATCTCTTCACACGATGGGGTGACTTGGATATTTCAATTGAGTTATTAAATGGCACCCATATTGCATCTGCTgggaaaaaacaaaaacaaacgtTGCTGGTAAATTTCCTAAAAGTTTTGAGAATGAAAG GTGGATGCATGAACATTCAGCTCATCCCTCATGCAAGAGTTCCCATTTTAAAGTTTAAAAGTGTCCGACAAGGCATATCTTGCGATGTTTCGATCAATAACCTTCCAGGCCTAATGAAATCCAAATTTTTGCTTTGGATCAGCAAGATAGATGACCGTTTTCATGATCTGGTTTTAGTG GTCAAGCAATGGGCCAACGCACATAAAATCAATAACTCGAAGACTGGATCTTTCAACTCCTTTTCTCTCAGTTTACTTGTAATCTTTCACTTTCAG ACATGTGTTCCTGCAATTTTTCCACCGCTGAAAGATATATATCCTACCAATATGGTTGATGAGCTGAGAG GAGTTAGAGTTGATGCTGAGAATCTTATCTCAGGAACCTGTAATGCTAACATAGACAGGTTCAAATCAAATAAGTCGAGGCCAATCAACAGAACATCTTTACCTGAACTTTTTATTGATTTCCTAAGAAAG TTTGCTCTGATAGATACATGGGCCGCAGAGTTTGGAGTTTGCACTTACACGGGGCAATGGGAACAGATAGAAAACAACATGAGATGGTTGCCAAAGACTTCTGCAATATAC GTTGAGGATCCTTTTGAGCAGCCGGAAAACTCAGCAAGATCAGTCAGTGCAGGACAGCTGAAAAAGATAGGCGAAGCATTTCTAACGACGTACAACTTACTTATATCAAACAACCAGAACCAAAGCTCTATCCTGACCCAATTAGTACCACCACATGTGTCGAGACTTATAGCCGGACCTGTCAATCCTTATTATAATGTCTGGCCTTCCCTTCCAAATTACAACGGCGGTTACCCTCATCTAACTCAACCACAGGTTCAGAAGGGAGTGCTCCCACACCCACAATCAAAACGCCGTGTTCGAAATGGCAGGCAGGGAGCCAGCTCCAACGGTTCAACTTCAAAACAAGGAGCCAATTCCAACGGTTCGACTTCAAAACAAGGAGCCAATTCCAAGGGTTCGACTTCAAATCAAGGAGCCAATTCCAATGGGTCGACTTCAAAGCAAGGAGCAAGCTCCAATAGCTCTACTTCAAAACAAGGAGCAAGCTCCAAtggtttgacttcaaaacaaggaGCAAGCTCCAATGGTTCGACTTCAAAACAAGGAGCAACCTCCGATGGTTCGACTTCAAAGCAAGGAGCAAGCTCCAATGGTCCAACTTCAAGTGTACCTACGAAAAGTCGTCAAGGTCCGCCGCCGCAGCAGGCGTGGAGACCAAAAGCACATACCCAAGCATAG